The Sulfuricurvum sp. DNA window TGAATTTTTCGCCTGTTTGGACGTTCATGGCATGTGCTTTAGCCGTTTTGACATTGGAGATATCTGTATTCCATCTTTGTGCGGCGGCAGTTTTTAGCATTGCATTGACTGCGGCACCGATTTTGCGCATTTCAAGATGTTTTGTACTCATGGAAGTCGAACCGGCTGTCAACATAAATGGCCCGAAGACGGAGTTATAGATCGGTTTGACCTCAGATGCTTTGAAATGGACGGCATCCCAATCCGCGTCCAGTTCATCGGCGATGGACATAGCCATGGCCGTGTAGGTTCCCTGACCCATCTCTGCCTGTCCCATTAAAAAGGTGATGGTATTATCCGGATCAATTTGGATAAATGCATTGGGCTGTAGTGCGATAATATCTTTTGAATCCTCCGATGCGCGTGCTGTAGAGGGTAAATAAAACCCTATGATAAAAGCGCTCGTAGCCAGTGTGGTGTTTTTAAGAAAAGTTCTTCGTGAGAGTCCCATGGTTAAGCTCCTGCATTTATTTTTTTAATCGCATTTTTGATACGGTTATAGGTACCGCATCGGCAAATATTGCCATTCATCTCGGCGATGATCTCTTCTTCGGTAGGGTTACTGTTGGCTTTGAGCAGCCCTGTCGCATTCATGATCTGTCCTGATTGGCAGTAGCCGCATTGTGGGACATCTTCTTCAACCCATGCTTCTTGTACTTTTTTAAGAAGGGGGTCGGTTGTATTGGCGATGGTCATGATCTCTTTGTCGCCGATCTCATCTAAAAACGTTGCACAGCTTCTTACCGCTTTTCCGCCTACCAAAACAGTACATGCCCCGCATTGTGCGACACCGCATCCATATTTGGTTCCGGTCAGGTTTAAGTGATCTCTGAGCACCCATAATAGAGGTGTTTTATCATCAACGGTGACTTCATACGTTGTGCCGTCAATTTTTAATTTAGTCGTCATGGTTATCCTTTTTCAAGCTTATCGTGAGAAAAGTATATAGAATGAAAATAGCTTAGATATAGCAATGAATTCAGAGCTTTTATCATCAAGATGTGGGGATACGCGAAAACAGCATAAGGCTGCCTGCAGCAGTAAGCTTCGTCTTTTGGACTAAGCGTTTGGACGAGAAGGAGAGAGTGACTAGACGAAAATTTTGAGTGTTGATAAAACCGCCAAGATACCTACGGCACCGGCGGACACACAGAGTATTAAGACCATACCCGCAAGCATGTCTTTCGTCCGTCCGATCTGCGGATGAAGTTCGGGATGCATATGATCAATCAGTACTTCTATCGCCGAATTGGCCATTTCAGCGGCAATTACAAGCCCCATGCATAGTATGATCAATGCCCACCACAGTGCTGATGGCTGTAACCAGATAAAAAACAGAAGAACCAAGACAGCCATGATCCAATGGCGTCGCATGTTGGCTTCTGTCCGTGTCGCAAAGAGAATTCCCTGCCAGGCAAACCCGAATTTTCGTTTTAACGGCTGATTTTTCATTGGTCACTCCTAAACTGTATATAGTGTTTTAGATTCATCCATTCATAGAGGCTAATCGCTATAATAAACCACAAACTGCCCAATAGTAAACCGGCTAAAACATCGCTGACATAATGTACACCGATAATAATCCGACTGCCTGAGAGCAGCAATACAAAACTCATCCCTGTAAAAGCAATCAAAACCTGTCCGTTCCAACCGGTTGTACGACGCCACCATAGGTAAAAGCATACGGCATAAAATGACATCGCAAGAGTCGAATGCGCACTCGGGAAAGAGGGAGAATGGATAACAAACAACGCTTCCATAGGACGTGGACGGGCAAACCCGTATTTGCCCAATGTTGCCATACTGATGCTGCCGATAAAGCTGATGAACAAGGGAAAAGCCCAATAGCGATTTCCCAAGACACTCAGCAATATAAGGGCAATCATCCATAACGGTACAATGATCGCGGGAGTTCC harbors:
- a CDS encoding (2Fe-2S)-binding protein; translated protein: MTTKLKIDGTTYEVTVDDKTPLLWVLRDHLNLTGTKYGCGVAQCGACTVLVGGKAVRSCATFLDEIGDKEIMTIANTTDPLLKKVQEAWVEEDVPQCGYCQSGQIMNATGLLKANSNPTEEEIIAEMNGNICRCGTYNRIKNAIKKINAGA
- a CDS encoding diacylglycerol kinase produces the protein MKNQPLKRKFGFAWQGILFATRTEANMRRHWIMAVLVLLFFIWLQPSALWWALIILCMGLVIAAEMANSAIEVLIDHMHPELHPQIGRTKDMLAGMVLILCVSAGAVGILAVLSTLKIFV
- a CDS encoding phosphatase PAP2 family protein; translated protein: MDALLWAWVQPKGTFLLAHIGWWFLAWWAVLWLFVWKFAKPILRRLHKIMRYFRHIHLPFPRLVNLLKIRFDYQHLSGLPLTLAATVFLAVALLLTGVVEDVVEQDFIVQFDHWIAASMVEAHTESVVSVFHTITLLGTPAIIVPLWMIALILLSVLGNRYWAFPLFISFIGSISMATLGKYGFARPRPMEALFVIHSPSFPSAHSTLAMSFYAVCFYLWWRRTTGWNGQVLIAFTGMSFVLLLSGSRIIIGVHYVSDVLAGLLLGSLWFIIAISLYEWMNLKHYIQFRSDQ